In a single window of the Zea mays cultivar B73 chromosome 5, Zm-B73-REFERENCE-NAM-5.0, whole genome shotgun sequence genome:
- the LOC100284093 gene encoding uncharacterized LOC100284093 translates to MRPMTNPPLLSPSPFPLLLRLLHLSRAPRRRNPTTGRAPTCTSRDRLPLLLPAAMSSASNTAPHSVVADPTTLARKIADIRAAGPTKLQVIADFDGTLTRYWYDGARGQSSHGLLRQGNEEYDAKREALYQHYHPIEICPDIPLSEKAKLMEEWWEKTHGLLIEGGLTYEAITKSVSDAAIAFREGVVELFEYLEEREIPVLVFSAGLADIIEEVFRQKLHKTFKNIKVVSNRMVFNEEGRLIAFKGKTIHVLNKNEHALDMAAPVHGNPGDPNGSMDDYSLVKKRTNVLLLGDHIGDLGMSDGLNYDNRIAVGFLNANIEKSLKDYSSAFDIVYLNDAPMHGVVQLVSELCP, encoded by the exons ATGCGGCCCATGACGAACCCGCCCCTGCTCTCACCGTCCCCGTTCCCTCTTCTCCTCCGCCTCCTCCACCTCTCGCGCGCCCCTCGCCGCCGGAACCCTACCACCGGGCGGGCACCTACTTGTACTTCCCGCGACCGCCTCCCGCTCCTCCTCCCCGCTGCCATGTCCTCCGCTTCCAACACCGCCCCCCACTCCGTCGTCGCCGACCCCACTACTCTTGCCCGCAAAATCGCAGACATCCGTGCCGCCGGACCCACCAAACTCCAG GTTATCGCCGACTTCGATGGCACGCTCACGCGGTACTGGTACGACGGCGCCCGCGGGCAGA GTAGCCATGGACTGCTTAGGCAAGGGAACGAGGAGTACGACGCCAAGAGAGAAGCGTTGTATCAGCACTACCACCCCATCGAGATCTGCCCCGACATCCCACTCTCGGAGAAGGCCAAGCTCATGGAAGAATG GTGGGAGAAGACTCATGGTCTTCTTATTGAAGGCGGTCTTACATACGAAGCTATCACAAAATCTGTCTCTGATGCCGCAATTGCTTTCAGAGAGGGTgtggtggagctctttgagtaCTTGGAG GAGAGAGAGATTCCAGTGCTGGTATTTTCTGCAGGACTTGCAGACATAATTGAAGAG GTCTTCCGGCAGAAATTACACAAAACATTCAAGAACATCAAGGTTGTCTCCAACAGGATGGTGTTTAATGAAGAAGGCCGCCTCATAGCATTTAAAG GGAAAACAATTCACGTTCTAAACAAAAATGAGCATGCCTTGGACATGGCTGCTCCAGTGCATGGCAATCCGGGGGATCCAAACGGATCTATGGATGACTATTCATTGGTGAAGAAAAGGACCAATGTGCTGCTACTTGGCGATCACATTGGGGACTTGGGGATGTCTGATGGTTTAAACTATGACAACAGGATCGCTGTTGGATTCCT GAACGCCAACATCGAGAAATCTTTGAAGGATTACTCTAGCGCGTTTGACATTGTATATCTG AACGATGCTCCGATGCACGGAGTTGTGCAACTTGTGTCTGAATTATGTCCATAA